One Rhodococcus sp. P1Y DNA window includes the following coding sequences:
- the secA gene encoding preprotein translocase subunit SecA, protein MPSLSFSKLLRVGEGRMVKRLKNIADHVSTLSPDVEGLSDDALRAKTDEFKSRYAGGESLDELLPEAFAVAREAAWRVLSQKPFDVQLMGGAALHFGNVAEMKTGEGKTLTCVLPAYLNALAGEGVHVVTTNDYLAKRDSEWMGRVHRFLGLKTDVILAGMTPAERRVAYAADITYGTNNEFGFDYLRDNMTHSLDDLVQRGHKFAVVDEVDSILIDEARTPLIISGPADASSKWYGEFARIAPLLKVDVHYEVDIKKRTVGVHEAGVELVEDQLGIDNLYEAANSPLVNYLNNAIKAKELYTKDKDYIVRDGEVIIVDEFTGRILVGRRYNEGMHQAIEAKEKVEIKAENQTLATITLQNYFRLYDKLSGMTGTAQTEAAELHQTYGLGVIPIPTNRPMVRVDNGDLIYKTEEAKFDAVVADVVERHSKGQPVLIGTTSVERSEYLSKQFTKRGVVHSVLNAKFHEQEATIVAEAGRHGAVTVATNMAGRGTDVVLGGNPDIITDLQLRKQGLDPVETPDEYQAAWDSALEDVKAQVKADAETVRDAGGLYVLGTERHDSRRIDNQLRGRSGRQGDPGESRFYLSLGDELMRRFNGGALESIMTRLNLPDDVPIEAKMVSKAIKSAQTQVEQQNFEIRKNVLKYDEVMNQQRTVIYEERRRILEGADMEGQVEGMITDVITAYVTGATAEGYVEDWDLEQLWTALKTLYPVGLDHKELSHENEFGEKSDLTREELLEALLADAREAYATREKSIEEIAGDNGMRELERRVLLSVLDRKWREHLYEMDYLKEGIGLRAMAQRDPLVEYQREGYDMFRGMLEGLKEESVGFLFNLQVEATPAPTGPAVGAGLAVAPGLASPVRSGTAQQPVPQQAAPQQSAPQQSVPQQSAPRQAAPQGTQATPAAAQGTSAPAPVPTALRAKGLDERTEEKLTFSGPTEDGGTVVRRSSSASTAGSDGNDGAQQGTRRERREAARSQTKSPKSSRTKKKR, encoded by the coding sequence GTGCCTTCGCTGTCGTTTTCCAAGCTGCTCCGAGTCGGTGAAGGTCGCATGGTCAAGCGACTGAAGAACATCGCCGACCATGTGTCCACCCTGTCTCCGGACGTCGAGGGCCTGTCCGACGACGCTCTCAGAGCCAAGACCGACGAGTTCAAGTCTCGGTACGCAGGTGGCGAGTCGCTGGACGAGCTTCTGCCGGAGGCGTTTGCGGTGGCCCGTGAAGCCGCGTGGCGCGTGCTGTCGCAGAAGCCCTTCGACGTCCAGCTGATGGGTGGTGCCGCGCTTCACTTCGGCAACGTCGCCGAGATGAAGACCGGCGAAGGCAAAACGCTGACCTGTGTTCTGCCCGCATACCTCAATGCGCTGGCAGGCGAAGGTGTGCACGTGGTGACGACCAACGACTACCTCGCCAAGCGTGACTCCGAGTGGATGGGCCGCGTACACCGCTTCCTCGGTCTGAAGACCGACGTGATCCTCGCAGGGATGACACCGGCCGAGCGGCGCGTTGCGTACGCAGCCGACATCACCTACGGAACCAACAACGAGTTCGGCTTCGACTACCTGCGCGACAACATGACGCATTCTCTGGACGATCTCGTGCAGCGTGGTCACAAGTTCGCAGTCGTCGACGAGGTCGACTCCATTCTGATCGATGAGGCGCGCACGCCGTTGATCATCTCGGGGCCCGCGGATGCATCGTCCAAGTGGTATGGAGAGTTCGCTCGCATCGCGCCGCTGCTCAAGGTCGATGTCCACTACGAGGTCGACATCAAGAAGCGCACGGTCGGTGTGCACGAGGCAGGCGTCGAACTGGTCGAGGATCAGCTGGGCATCGACAATCTCTACGAAGCCGCCAACTCGCCGCTGGTGAACTACCTCAACAATGCGATCAAGGCCAAAGAGCTCTACACCAAGGACAAGGACTACATCGTCCGAGACGGTGAGGTGATCATCGTCGACGAATTCACCGGTCGTATCCTCGTCGGCCGGCGCTACAACGAAGGTATGCACCAGGCCATCGAGGCCAAGGAGAAGGTGGAGATCAAGGCCGAGAACCAGACTCTCGCCACGATCACGCTGCAGAACTACTTCCGCCTGTACGACAAACTGTCCGGCATGACCGGTACGGCTCAGACCGAGGCGGCCGAACTGCACCAGACCTACGGTTTGGGCGTCATCCCCATCCCGACCAACCGCCCGATGGTGCGCGTGGACAACGGCGACCTCATCTACAAGACCGAAGAAGCGAAGTTCGACGCTGTCGTCGCCGACGTCGTCGAGCGGCACAGCAAGGGCCAGCCTGTGCTGATCGGTACGACGAGTGTCGAGCGATCGGAATACCTGTCCAAGCAGTTCACCAAGCGTGGAGTCGTCCACAGTGTGCTGAACGCCAAGTTCCACGAGCAGGAAGCGACGATCGTCGCCGAGGCAGGCCGCCACGGCGCGGTCACTGTTGCCACCAACATGGCCGGTCGTGGCACCGACGTCGTGCTCGGAGGGAACCCGGACATCATCACCGATCTCCAGCTTCGTAAGCAGGGTCTCGATCCGGTCGAGACGCCCGACGAATATCAGGCAGCGTGGGACTCCGCGCTCGAAGACGTGAAGGCACAGGTCAAGGCAGATGCCGAGACCGTGCGTGACGCGGGTGGGCTGTACGTTCTCGGCACGGAGCGTCACGACTCCCGCCGAATCGACAATCAGCTGCGCGGTCGCTCGGGCCGTCAAGGTGACCCGGGCGAATCTCGCTTCTACCTCTCTCTCGGCGACGAGTTGATGCGTCGGTTCAACGGCGGTGCGCTCGAGTCGATCATGACCAGGTTGAACCTCCCCGACGACGTACCCATCGAGGCGAAGATGGTGTCGAAGGCGATCAAGAGTGCCCAGACCCAGGTCGAGCAGCAGAACTTCGAGATTCGCAAGAACGTGCTGAAGTACGACGAGGTCATGAACCAGCAGCGCACGGTCATCTACGAGGAGCGTCGCCGCATCCTCGAAGGCGCCGACATGGAGGGCCAGGTCGAAGGGATGATCACCGATGTGATCACCGCCTACGTCACCGGCGCCACCGCGGAGGGATATGTCGAGGACTGGGACCTCGAGCAGCTGTGGACGGCATTGAAGACGCTCTACCCGGTCGGCCTCGACCACAAGGAACTCTCGCACGAGAACGAATTCGGTGAGAAGAGCGATCTGACTCGCGAGGAGCTACTCGAAGCCCTTCTCGCAGACGCACGTGAGGCCTACGCCACGCGTGAGAAGAGCATCGAGGAAATCGCCGGTGACAACGGGATGCGCGAACTCGAACGTAGGGTTCTGCTGTCGGTGCTGGACCGCAAGTGGCGTGAGCACCTGTACGAGATGGACTACCTCAAGGAAGGTATCGGTCTCCGTGCCATGGCGCAGCGCGACCCGCTCGTCGAGTACCAGCGCGAGGGCTACGACATGTTCCGCGGAATGCTCGAGGGTCTGAAAGAGGAATCTGTCGGTTTCCTGTTCAACCTGCAGGTGGAGGCCACTCCTGCTCCTACGGGCCCAGCTGTGGGAGCAGGACTCGCGGTAGCGCCCGGCTTGGCCTCGCCCGTGAGATCCGGAACCGCGCAGCAGCCGGTCCCACAGCAGGCGGCGCCACAGCAGTCGGCACCGCAGCAGTCGGTCCCACAGCAGTCGGCGCCACGGCAGGCGGCGCCGCAGGGCACGCAGGCGACGCCCGCAGCGGCTCAGGGAACGTCCGCCCCAGCTCCCGTACCGACTGCGCTGCGCGCCAAGGGATTGGACGAGCGGACCGAAGAGAAGCTCACGTTCTCAGGTCCGACAGAGGACGGCGGCACGGTTGTTCGCCGCTCGAGCAGCGCATCGACGGCTGGATCGGACGGCAACGACGGCGCGCAGCAGGGGACACGACGGGAGCGCCGCGAAGCTGCCCGCTCGCAGACCAAGAGTCCGAAGTCCTCGCGCACGAAGAAGAAGCGCTGA
- a CDS encoding Rv3235 family protein: protein MDTPDESGARTFLVPAPPFEPPIESDCVQRARACSRHAPAHVPLGGPDRRRRPFPRSLGPHLDSTAPGADPRQRFAGHQPGSTAERLLLAEARRGAEQAVKLLLEVLDCRRPAEQMEALFAPSVVESVKTIVRTRPPGLRLGAATMRQVHITRSAPNAAEMFGTYTRGSRVFALAARLEHKQVARRPSWTVTSLRVV, encoded by the coding sequence GTGGACACACCAGACGAATCCGGCGCGCGCACCTTTCTCGTTCCCGCTCCCCCGTTCGAACCACCGATCGAAAGCGACTGCGTGCAACGCGCCCGAGCGTGCAGCCGACACGCACCGGCGCACGTACCACTCGGCGGTCCCGACCGTCGTCGGCGTCCGTTCCCGAGAAGTCTCGGTCCGCACCTCGACTCGACCGCGCCGGGCGCCGATCCCCGACAACGCTTCGCCGGTCACCAACCCGGCTCGACGGCTGAGCGACTCCTGTTGGCCGAGGCGCGGCGCGGCGCCGAACAGGCTGTCAAACTCCTGCTCGAAGTGCTCGACTGCCGCAGGCCCGCCGAACAGATGGAAGCACTGTTCGCCCCGTCCGTCGTCGAATCGGTCAAAACGATCGTCCGAACAAGGCCGCCGGGACTTCGGCTCGGAGCAGCCACCATGCGGCAAGTGCACATCACCAGATCCGCTCCGAACGCCGCCGAGATGTTCGGCACCTACACACGCGGATCACGCGTGTTCGCACTGGCTGCCCGGCTCGAGCACAAACAGGTGGCTCGACGCCCAAGCTGGACGGTGACCTCGCTCCGCGTGGTCTGA
- a CDS encoding WS/DGAT/MGAT family O-acyltransferase — translation MANRLTTQDASFYFLEASNTPMHLGSLGVFRTPRSGFSYEALLSLVERRLVLVPRYRQKVREVALGLARPVWVDDGDFDITYHIRRSALPKPGTDEQLHDLVARLTSRPLDRTRPLWEMYLVEGLSKNRFAIFTKSHSALVDGENALEIGQVILDASKNPPAMAEELWMPAREPKESALVFDAITELISSPSEGVEALRGAVAGVAGAAGGVLGAAGKVLSAVRTAAQVAPTSPLNAPISRNRRFAVAKTELADYRKIHTRFDCSINDVVLAVVTGALRNWLLSRGEPVTASSTVRAMVPMSVYVSDSGAGFGEYTDRITGEHDVAREDAPPRSEISSFLIDLPVGELNAVVRLSHIAHATEAHAKQSPGVTAHTLMRISGFAPASLHAMGARAGSRLSQRLFNLIVTNAPGPQFPLYVGGARMLEMFPVSPLFENQALSIGLTSYDGFVCFGLNADRGAMPDVDVITALLFESLEELVDASNDSRV, via the coding sequence ATGGCGAACAGGTTGACTACGCAGGACGCGTCGTTCTACTTTCTCGAGGCCAGCAACACACCCATGCATCTCGGTTCGCTGGGCGTCTTTCGTACACCTCGCAGCGGTTTCAGCTACGAGGCGCTGCTGTCACTCGTCGAACGACGACTCGTGCTCGTGCCGAGGTATCGACAGAAGGTTCGCGAGGTCGCCTTGGGTCTTGCGCGACCGGTGTGGGTCGACGACGGTGATTTCGACATCACCTACCACATTCGTCGGTCTGCTCTGCCCAAGCCTGGCACCGACGAGCAACTCCACGACCTCGTTGCGCGGTTGACGTCGAGACCGCTGGACCGAACACGTCCACTGTGGGAGATGTACCTCGTCGAGGGACTGAGCAAGAATCGATTCGCGATCTTCACCAAGTCGCACTCGGCTCTCGTCGATGGAGAGAACGCGTTGGAGATCGGCCAGGTCATTCTGGATGCGAGCAAGAATCCGCCCGCGATGGCCGAGGAACTGTGGATGCCCGCTCGCGAGCCGAAAGAGTCGGCGCTCGTATTCGATGCCATCACCGAACTGATCTCATCCCCGAGTGAGGGCGTCGAGGCGTTGCGCGGTGCAGTAGCGGGAGTTGCAGGCGCTGCAGGTGGGGTCTTGGGTGCGGCCGGAAAGGTCCTTTCCGCGGTTCGAACGGCCGCACAGGTGGCTCCCACGAGTCCGCTGAATGCGCCGATCTCGAGAAACAGACGTTTCGCCGTCGCGAAGACCGAGCTGGCCGACTATCGCAAGATCCACACTCGCTTCGACTGTTCGATCAACGACGTGGTCCTGGCCGTTGTCACGGGGGCGCTTCGTAATTGGCTTCTGTCCAGGGGCGAACCGGTGACCGCATCGTCGACGGTGCGAGCAATGGTGCCCATGTCGGTGTACGTCTCGGACTCCGGGGCCGGATTCGGCGAGTACACCGATCGGATAACGGGTGAGCACGATGTGGCGAGGGAGGATGCGCCTCCTCGCAGCGAGATCTCGTCGTTTCTCATCGATCTTCCCGTCGGAGAACTCAACGCGGTGGTGCGGTTGTCGCACATCGCACATGCCACCGAGGCGCATGCGAAGCAGTCACCCGGCGTCACCGCGCACACGCTGATGCGGATCTCCGGATTCGCGCCCGCGAGTCTGCACGCGATGGGTGCGCGCGCAGGGAGCCGACTCTCGCAGCGTTTGTTCAACTTGATCGTCACCAACGCGCCGGGGCCACAGTTTCCGCTCTATGTCGGCGGCGCACGTATGTTGGAGATGTTCCCCGTGTCGCCGCTGTTCGAGAATCAAGCTCTCAGTATCGGTCTGACGTCCTACGACGGATTCGTGTGTTTCGGCTTGAACGCAGACCGCGGCGCAATGCCGGATGTGGACGTCATCACCGCGTTGCTGTTCGAGTCCCTCGAAGAGTTGGTCGACGCCAGCAACGACTCGAGAGTGTGA
- a CDS encoding DUF6912 family protein codes for MRVYVPATISMLRTLVADGEFHPVSRTAFAVTPTLREAYSSGDDEELAEVALGEAARASLRLVAAGLDDEKDGIVDGSVVFRRAVIAADVENPKLRPDLDDAVVRLADPLRLDQVASVHVDLEGAETAVAKAVEVIDAADMGDPDAEFVLGDAEDHSLAWYATQELPFLLDFL; via the coding sequence GTGAGGGTCTATGTTCCGGCGACGATTTCTATGCTGCGGACGCTGGTGGCGGACGGCGAATTTCATCCAGTGAGCCGCACTGCGTTCGCGGTGACGCCCACCCTGCGCGAGGCGTATTCCTCCGGGGACGACGAAGAACTCGCGGAAGTCGCACTGGGAGAGGCGGCTCGCGCATCGCTCCGGCTCGTTGCGGCGGGTCTCGACGACGAGAAGGACGGGATTGTCGACGGCAGCGTCGTGTTCCGGCGTGCCGTCATCGCGGCCGACGTGGAGAATCCGAAGTTGCGACCCGATCTGGATGACGCGGTCGTGCGGCTGGCCGATCCGTTGCGCTTGGACCAGGTCGCGTCGGTACATGTCGATTTGGAGGGCGCCGAGACTGCTGTCGCGAAAGCAGTGGAGGTGATCGATGCCGCCGACATGGGAGATCCTGACGCCGAATTCGTCCTCGGCGACGCCGAGGACCACAGCCTTGCCTGGTATGCGACACAGGAATTACCGTTTCTGTTGGACTTCCTGTAA
- a CDS encoding ferredoxin reductase, with amino-acid sequence MDLKKWLEAPAAGVSAPKRPKLNMLRGAITRITTPLLPDDYLHLANPLWSARELRGRVVTVKNETATAVTLVIQPGWGFNFDYQPGQYIGIGLHLGGRWHWRSYSLTSAPNWDEKLISITVKAMPEGFLSSHLVGGVPQGTIVRLAAPKGNFALPTPPPEKILFVTAGSGITPIISMLRALDRHGDMPDTVHIHSAPTEDEVMFGGELGALAETHPQFTSHVQLTRSDGKFALASLDELYPDWRERETWACGPAGLLEEIERVWKHEGIEGKLHLERFEIARADTSGKGGKVTFSKSDRSADVDGATSLLEAGESIGVQMPFGCRMGICQTCVVPLTAGHVIDLRSGKEHGEGDRIQTCISAAAGDCTLEL; translated from the coding sequence ATGGACTTGAAGAAGTGGCTGGAGGCGCCTGCGGCCGGCGTGTCTGCACCCAAGCGGCCGAAGCTCAACATGCTGCGCGGAGCGATCACGCGAATCACCACGCCGCTGCTTCCCGACGACTATCTGCATCTCGCGAACCCGCTGTGGTCCGCACGGGAACTGCGTGGACGAGTCGTGACCGTCAAGAACGAGACCGCCACGGCGGTCACTTTGGTCATCCAGCCGGGGTGGGGCTTCAACTTCGATTACCAGCCCGGTCAGTACATCGGGATCGGTCTTCATCTGGGCGGACGATGGCACTGGCGGTCGTACTCGCTCACCTCGGCTCCGAACTGGGACGAGAAGCTGATCTCCATCACCGTCAAGGCCATGCCGGAGGGCTTCCTCTCCAGCCACCTCGTCGGAGGCGTGCCGCAGGGAACGATCGTCAGGCTGGCGGCGCCCAAGGGGAATTTCGCACTCCCGACGCCACCGCCGGAGAAAATTCTGTTCGTGACCGCCGGCAGTGGAATCACTCCGATCATCTCGATGCTGCGTGCTCTCGACCGTCACGGAGACATGCCGGACACGGTCCACATCCACTCCGCACCGACCGAGGACGAGGTCATGTTCGGCGGCGAGTTGGGTGCGCTCGCCGAAACTCATCCGCAGTTCACCTCACATGTCCAGCTGACACGATCGGACGGAAAGTTCGCGCTGGCGTCGCTCGACGAGTTGTATCCGGATTGGCGCGAACGCGAGACGTGGGCATGCGGTCCGGCCGGATTGCTCGAGGAAATCGAGCGAGTATGGAAGCACGAGGGCATCGAAGGCAAGCTCCATCTGGAGCGATTCGAGATCGCACGGGCAGACACGTCGGGCAAGGGTGGAAAGGTCACGTTCTCGAAATCGGATCGGTCTGCGGATGTCGACGGTGCAACGAGCCTGCTCGAAGCGGGGGAGAGCATCGGCGTACAGATGCCGTTCGGCTGCCGTATGGGCATCTGTCAGACGTGCGTCGTGCCGTTGACCGCCGGGCACGTCATCGATCTTCGATCCGGCAAGGAACACGGCGAGGGCGATCGGATTCAGACGTGCATCTCGGCTGCTGCGGGCGACTGCACTCTCGAGTTGTAG
- a CDS encoding fatty acid desaturase family protein → MAITDIKEFAHLTEEDMEAFGRELDAVRRDIEDSRGEKDAAYIRRTIKLQRCLELGGRVVLLGSKYRPAWLAGTALLSVAKIIENMELGHNVMHGQWDWMNDPEIHSVSWEWDQTGPSEQWKRAHNYSHHTYTNIVGMDDDIGFGILRMTRDEPWKPINLIQPLANVLLAATFEWGIALHDLDAQKELDGEHQKKFWQSPSNRAFARKIARQVGKDFVLFPALSGPSWKSTLTANATANLVRNLWAYAVIFCGHFPDGAEKFTMGQFDTETRAEWYLRQMLGSANFDAGKVMAFMSGNLCYQIEHHMFPDLPSNRYQEISEKVHALCEKYDLPYTTGSLGKQYLLALRTIHKLSFPDSWLKATSDNAPETSSERRFRTGDAPVVHALRIDPLTGKRRGLRSAIAEARVTLGNAKKEAKRQAKAMQQVGRDRVNSLTPTQT, encoded by the coding sequence ATGGCCATCACGGACATCAAGGAATTCGCTCATCTGACCGAAGAAGACATGGAAGCCTTCGGCCGGGAGCTCGACGCGGTACGTCGCGATATCGAGGACTCCCGCGGTGAGAAGGATGCCGCGTACATCAGGCGGACAATCAAACTTCAGCGCTGCCTCGAGCTCGGCGGACGAGTCGTGCTGCTGGGCAGCAAGTATCGGCCCGCGTGGCTCGCGGGCACCGCGTTGCTGAGCGTTGCGAAGATCATCGAGAACATGGAGCTCGGCCACAATGTGATGCACGGGCAGTGGGACTGGATGAACGACCCGGAAATTCACTCGGTGTCGTGGGAGTGGGATCAGACCGGTCCATCCGAGCAGTGGAAACGCGCACACAACTACTCACATCACACCTACACCAACATCGTCGGGATGGACGACGACATCGGCTTCGGAATCTTGCGCATGACGCGCGACGAACCATGGAAGCCGATCAACCTGATTCAACCTCTCGCGAACGTGCTGCTCGCTGCGACGTTCGAGTGGGGCATTGCGCTTCACGACTTGGACGCACAGAAGGAACTGGACGGGGAGCACCAGAAGAAGTTCTGGCAGTCGCCGTCGAACCGCGCCTTTGCTCGGAAGATCGCTCGTCAGGTCGGCAAGGATTTCGTGCTGTTCCCGGCCCTCAGCGGCCCATCGTGGAAGAGCACCCTCACTGCGAACGCCACCGCCAACTTGGTGCGCAACCTGTGGGCGTACGCAGTGATTTTCTGCGGGCATTTTCCCGACGGCGCCGAGAAGTTCACGATGGGGCAGTTCGACACCGAGACGCGTGCCGAGTGGTACCTGCGTCAGATGCTCGGCAGCGCGAATTTCGATGCGGGCAAGGTCATGGCCTTCATGAGCGGGAATCTGTGCTACCAGATCGAGCACCACATGTTCCCTGATCTCCCGAGCAATCGGTACCAGGAGATCTCGGAAAAGGTGCATGCGCTGTGCGAGAAGTACGACCTGCCGTACACCACAGGATCGCTTGGCAAGCAGTACCTCCTCGCGTTGCGAACGATTCACAAGCTGTCGTTCCCGGACAGCTGGCTGAAGGCAACCTCGGACAACGCACCCGAGACGAGTTCCGAGCGCCGGTTCCGCACCGGCGACGCGCCGGTGGTTCATGCGCTGCGAATAGATCCTCTTACCGGTAAGCGGCGCGGCCTGCGGTCCGCGATCGCCGAAGCGCGCGTGACGTTGGGCAACGCCAAGAAGGAAGCCAAGCGCCAGGCGAAGGCGATGCAGCAGGTCGGGCGAGATCGCGTGAACTCGCTCACACCTACGCAGACGTAA
- a CDS encoding fatty acid desaturase family protein: MAISDIKEYAHLTDADVEALGVELDAIRRDIEASRGERDARYIRNTIRLQRSLEIGGRAVLFASRKRPAWLLGTGMLGAAKIIENMELGHNVMHGQWDWMNDPEVHSTSWEWDNTGPSAHWKQTHNYIHHKYTNVLGMDDDVGYGLLRVTRDQRWKPFNIGNPVYNLLLQLFFEYGVAAQHLELGKVAKGRIPRAEFEQKRREVLEKVGKQIAKDYVMYPALTGPAWKSTLTANIVANMIRNVWTNTVIFCGHFPDGAEKFTKSDMEGETQGQWYLRQMLGSANFNAGPVMEFMSGNLCYQIEHHLFPDLPSNRLREIKFRVLELAEKYDLPYTTGSIGKQYLLSWRTIAKLSLPNKYLKASADDAPETASEKKFDGERGLLTIDPETGKRRGLRTALRESKRKTGIRALVAKVL; encoded by the coding sequence ATGGCGATTTCGGATATCAAGGAATACGCGCATCTGACCGACGCTGACGTGGAAGCGCTCGGCGTCGAGCTCGACGCCATCCGCCGAGACATCGAAGCATCACGGGGTGAGCGCGACGCGCGCTACATCCGCAACACGATCCGTCTGCAGCGGTCACTCGAAATCGGCGGGCGTGCAGTTCTTTTCGCGAGCCGCAAGCGCCCGGCGTGGCTGCTCGGTACAGGCATGCTCGGTGCCGCGAAGATCATCGAGAACATGGAGCTCGGGCACAACGTCATGCACGGGCAGTGGGATTGGATGAACGATCCCGAGGTCCATTCCACGTCGTGGGAATGGGACAACACGGGCCCGTCCGCGCACTGGAAGCAGACCCACAACTACATCCACCACAAGTACACCAACGTGCTGGGTATGGACGACGATGTCGGCTACGGTCTACTGCGCGTCACGCGTGACCAGCGGTGGAAGCCGTTCAACATCGGCAACCCCGTGTACAACCTGCTCCTTCAGCTTTTCTTCGAGTACGGCGTCGCCGCGCAGCATTTGGAGCTCGGCAAGGTCGCAAAGGGACGCATCCCGCGCGCGGAATTCGAGCAGAAGCGTCGCGAGGTGCTCGAAAAGGTCGGCAAGCAGATCGCCAAGGACTACGTGATGTATCCGGCGCTGACCGGACCGGCGTGGAAGAGCACTCTGACGGCCAACATCGTGGCCAACATGATTCGCAACGTGTGGACCAACACCGTGATCTTCTGCGGTCACTTCCCGGACGGCGCGGAGAAGTTCACCAAGTCGGACATGGAGGGTGAGACGCAGGGACAGTGGTACCTGCGCCAGATGCTCGGCAGCGCGAACTTCAACGCAGGCCCGGTCATGGAGTTCATGAGCGGCAACCTGTGCTATCAGATCGAGCATCACCTGTTCCCCGACCTGCCGAGTAATCGGTTGCGGGAGATCAAGTTTCGGGTGCTCGAGCTGGCCGAAAAGTACGACTTGCCTTACACCACGGGTTCGATCGGAAAGCAGTACCTGCTGTCGTGGCGAACCATCGCCAAGCTGTCACTGCCGAACAAGTACCTCAAAGCGTCCGCCGACGACGCACCGGAAACTGCGTCGGAGAAAAAGTTCGACGGCGAACGCGGTCTACTGACGATCGACCCGGAGACCGGCAAGCGTCGCGGCCTTCGTACCGCCCTTCGCGAGTCGAAGCGAAAGACAGGGATCCGCGCACTGGTTGCGAAGGTCCTCTAG
- the rsgA gene encoding ribosome small subunit-dependent GTPase A, translating into MGGHARRCARTRWVDVLTRRYDESDVRIRPGKSSRPRTKTRPDHADAESGMVVSVDRGRWGCVLGGDPERPVVTMRARELGRTPIVVGDDVDIVGDLSGKVDTLARIVRVSERRTVLRRTADDTDPFERVVVANAEQLLIVAALADPPPRTGFVERALVAAYVGGLKPILCLTKSDLADPAEFTAAFADLDVPVILAGQSEDLTELTTTLTNTLTALIGHSGVGKSTLVNRLVPDAHRATGVVSGVGKGRHTSTQSVALALPGGGWVVDTPGIRSFGLAHISPTDVVAAFSDLAEATENCSRGCTHLGPPADPECSLDTLTGDAARRVAAVRLLLEAVRTNDAW; encoded by the coding sequence GTGGGCGGACATGCTCGCCGGTGCGCCCGCACACGATGGGTCGACGTCCTGACGCGCCGCTACGACGAGTCGGATGTACGGATTCGTCCTGGTAAGAGTTCGCGGCCCAGAACGAAGACGCGGCCCGACCACGCCGATGCCGAGTCCGGCATGGTGGTCTCGGTGGACCGCGGCCGCTGGGGTTGCGTTCTCGGCGGAGACCCGGAGCGTCCTGTGGTCACCATGCGAGCACGTGAACTCGGCCGCACCCCGATCGTGGTCGGCGACGACGTCGACATCGTCGGGGATCTGTCGGGCAAGGTCGACACACTCGCACGCATCGTGCGGGTATCCGAACGCCGAACGGTCCTGCGCCGAACCGCCGACGACACCGACCCGTTCGAGCGAGTCGTGGTCGCGAACGCCGAGCAATTGCTGATCGTTGCGGCGTTGGCAGACCCGCCGCCGAGAACAGGGTTCGTCGAGCGCGCACTTGTCGCAGCGTACGTCGGCGGTCTGAAACCCATTCTGTGCCTTACCAAGAGCGATCTCGCGGACCCGGCGGAGTTCACCGCCGCGTTCGCAGATCTCGACGTTCCGGTGATACTCGCAGGCCAGAGCGAGGATCTCACCGAATTGACGACGACCCTGACGAACACTCTGACAGCATTGATCGGTCACTCGGGCGTCGGGAAGTCCACGCTGGTCAACAGACTCGTTCCCGATGCCCACCGAGCCACTGGCGTCGTATCAGGCGTGGGCAAAGGTCGACACACCTCGACGCAGTCCGTCGCACTCGCCTTGCCCGGCGGTGGCTGGGTGGTCGATACGCCGGGAATCCGTTCGTTCGGGTTGGCGCACATATCGCCCACGGACGTGGTCGCGGCCTTCTCCGACCTGGCCGAGGCCACCGAGAACTGTTCCCGCGGGTGCACACACCTCGGACCGCCGGCCGATCCCGAATGCTCACTCGACACGCTGACCGGAGATGCCGCGCGTCGTGTTGCTGCCGTGCGGCTTCTACTCGAGGCCGTACGCACGAACGACGCCTGGTAG